From Lolium perenne isolate Kyuss_39 chromosome 5, Kyuss_2.0, whole genome shotgun sequence, a single genomic window includes:
- the LOC127298231 gene encoding uncharacterized protein: protein MQVAEAPPGVVLHDAQIYDMMRTKQKPNPALPQPQYYGNAKAAKEDYCDMVKSRHPEVDDPLSIPVDEESLVLSGHGRPHGRFPFLNKAVKPTPATSYTRLKHTLTADSPQPRPRPARPPAYDPEFEAAFEACNEAYQQAAAQWNRQNTAYMAYIGEMMISMSTGTPPPARVTVAGDMPIMPSRAAFAATYYGSTPEGTGWSGNQASPGGREVTPVHEGGRSPGRSAGASPSTTPGTTPGASPSTSPGRSTGPSPGGSSAASTGAQPRAARFANDVGGHTPPGSFLR, encoded by the exons atgcaggtggccgaggcaccacctggggtggtgcttcatgatgcccagatatatgacatgatgcggacgaagcagaagcccaatcccgcattgcctcagccacagtactacggcaatgccaaggccgccaaggaggactactgcgacatggtcaagtctcgtcaccccgaggtggatgaccccttgagcattccggtcgacgaggagtcgttggtcttgtcggggcacgggcgtccgcatggccgtttcccctttctgaataaggcggtcaagcctaccccagccacgagctacacgcgtctcaagcataccctcaccgccgacagcccccagcctcgtccacggcctgctcgtccacccgcctacgat cctgagtttgaggcggccttcgaagcctgtaatgaagcgtatcagcaggccgctgcgcagtggaataggcagaatacggcctacatggcgtatatagga gaaatgatgatctctatgtctactggtacaccgccaccggctcgagttaccgtggcgggggacatgcctatcatgccatcgagggcagctttcgctgcgacttactacggatccacaccggag ggaacgggatggtccgggaaccaggcatcgccgggtgggcgcgaggtcacaccggttcatgaaggtggtcggtctcctgggcgttctgctggtgcctctccgtcgactactcctgggactactcccggtgcctctccgtcgacttctcctgggcgtagcaccggtccttctccaggtggttcttctgcagcttctaccggagcgcaaccccgggctgctcgtttcgccaacgatgtgggcggacacaccccgcccgggtccttcctccgctag